CCCGATGAACATCTTCGGGTTGCGGCGCAGCCGCTCGGCATCGCGCCAGATCAGCGCGGTCAGGCCCAGGCCCCGTCCGCGCGTCGGCCGGACGTGGCCGATCGCGGCGGCTCGCCGCTCCACCAGAATGTCGCGGATCAGTCCGAAGTCGAGGGCGAACATGGCCCCCTGCATGCCGCTGACCAGGGCGCCGCCGGACGCCAGTCGGGTCCGCCGCAGTTGGTCGAGCCGGCGCAACGCCAGGATCAGCCAGAAGGTGCCGGCCGCCAGGGCCGCCACGGCCACGCCCAGGAAGACCCAGCGCGCCGCATCGATTCCGGACAGCGCCTCGGCCGGCACCTTGTCGGCAGCCACGGCCACCACCAGGGCGATCACAGCCAGCGCCGCGGCACCGGTCAGGTTCTGTAGCAGCATCAGCAGTCGGGATCGCTCGCTGGCCTGCTGGGCCGCGGAGAAGGCGACCAGCGCCGCGCTCCCGGCAGCGGCAGCCAGCGTCCAGATCCCCACGGCCGGCCAGTCCATCCCGGTCAGCCCAGCCACCAGGCCGGTGATCAGGCCCGGGAACAGGAAGGCGGCCACCAGCGGCACCACCAGTCGCCCACTGAGCAGCCGGCGCCGATCCAGCGGTGCGTCCAGCAGCCAGGAGCCCTCCGCGGCCGAGACCAGTACCGGCCCGAACAGCCGGGCCAGCCCGAGCACCACGGCGTAGTTGCCGAGCAGGACCGCGGTGGGCAGCAGCAGGCGGCTGCTGGCACAGGCACCGGTGGTGCAGCCGGCCATCCCCTGCTGGGCGCTGAGCACGCCGGAGGTGATCATGGCGCCGAGCATCAAGATCGTGAAGACGGTGACGTAGCCATCGGAGATGGCCTGACCGAGCGTCCGCGTTGCTCGGCCGTGCCGCCACAGCTTCATCAGCTCATGGAGTTCCTCGGCTTCGACCGGCTCCGGCTCGACGTCGGGCAGGAAGAAGAACTCGCGCTGCACCGGCACCGGTGCCGGAGTCGGCTCAGCCACGTCCGGCGCGACCGGGCCGGACGGCTTGCCGGCCGTGGGCTTTCGGGTTCGTTTGGCCACGTCAGGCCTCGACCCGGGCCCGGTCTCCGAGTCGAATCACCCGGGTGGCCACCTTCTCCACCAGGCTCGGCTCGTGGCTGGCCATCACGATGGCCAGCCCGCGGTTGCGTTCGGCCACCAGCCGGTCGGCCAGCCAGGCCACGCCTTCGACATCGAGCCGCTGCTCGGGCTCGTCCAGGATCAGCAGTTTGCGGGGACGGACGAACGCCGTGGCCAGGGCCAACCGGCGTCGCTCGCCCGAGGACAGGGTCGGCGGCAGCTGACCGGACTGGGCGACAAGTTGCACCTCGTGCAGTACCTCATCAACCGCATGATCGGGGTCGGGGACGCCATGTGCCCTGGCCAGCAGGTCGAGATGCTCGACCACGCTCAGGTCGGGGAAGAAGTCCAAGTCGTCGATCACCGCGGCC
The nucleotide sequence above comes from Propionicimonas paludicola. Encoded proteins:
- a CDS encoding DUF6297 family protein; the protein is MAKRTRKPTAGKPSGPVAPDVAEPTPAPVPVQREFFFLPDVEPEPVEAEELHELMKLWRHGRATRTLGQAISDGYVTVFTILMLGAMITSGVLSAQQGMAGCTTGACASSRLLLPTAVLLGNYAVVLGLARLFGPVLVSAAEGSWLLDAPLDRRRLLSGRLVVPLVAAFLFPGLITGLVAGLTGMDWPAVGIWTLAAAAGSAALVAFSAAQQASERSRLLMLLQNLTGAAALAVIALVVAVAADKVPAEALSGIDAARWVFLGVAVAALAAGTFWLILALRRLDQLRRTRLASGGALVSGMQGAMFALDFGLIRDILVERRAAAIGHVRPTRGRGLGLTALIWRDAERLRRNPKMFIGLAVSLFVPYAVDALRLSQLNPLISGLALVAAMIPFLGSLRVLSRTGGLARGLPFKTASLRTASMAVPAAVALLWALAAVPAFVGVAGTGADRSLEDGLIAALITGAAGLLGGVRWVTAKRVDFGAPMVATQNGAVPPALIFNLLRGIDMVALICAPVILGWPAYWSALLIVVTFVGLRGSFNVEDLRTEAEAAQRELDSAKTERTKTKVPPPRR
- a CDS encoding ABC transporter ATP-binding protein is translated as MARRTPVLKVTALKKAFGPVVIIDGFNLEVAAGEAIALTGRNGAGKSTVLRCLVGADRPDSGTIQVEGVAVSETNPQIRRDVAAVIDDLDFFPDLSVVEHLDLLARAHGVPDPDHAVDEVLHEVQLVAQSGQLPPTLSSGERRRLALATAFVRPRKLLILDEPEQRLDVEGVAWLADRLVAERNRGLAIVMASHEPSLVEKVATRVIRLGDRARVEA